Genomic window (Cryptococcus decagattii chromosome 10, complete sequence):
TGGCAGAGAGCCTTGACAGAGTCGAGGGTGACGGCGTTGTAAATTGATGCTCGGATACCTAGATACCCGTGTCAGCTTTTGGCTTAAACagaggcaagaagaagacttgACTTACCACCAACAGACCTGTGACCCTTGAGTTGTTTGAACCCCCTTTTCTCGGCACCTTCCAAGAATGCCCTTTCCTTACCTTTTTGCACAATCTCAAATGTGACATTCATCCAGCTCCTTGcatccttttctctcaCAACAGTTTTCAGCTTACCCTTTGCTTCGGCTGCATCAAGAGTTGCATAAAGGAGATTTGCCTTTTCGCGGTTTGTCGCTTCCAGACCTGTAAGACCCCCCTTGGCGTCGATGAGGTGTTGGAGCACGAGGGCGGAGACGTAGATGGCGAAAGTAGGGGGGGTGTTGTAGAGAGAAGCGTTTTCAGCGAGGATTTTGTACTCTAAAGTGATGGGAGTTGCGGGAACGCAGCCCAGCTTGGCGGCAGCGGTAGTGTCGACCAAGAGGTCGTTTCTTACGATAAGAACGGTGACACCAGACGGGCCGAGGTTCTTTTGTGCACCGGCATAGATGATGGCGTGTTTTTCAATGTTGGGGATGGGGCGGGAGATgaatgaggaagagtagTCGGCAACAATGTTGACGCCGTTGGGGACGAGGTCAAAGGGGAAAGCATAGGCAGAGTCTTGAGCAGAAGCAGGGGGGAACTCGATACCGTTGATCGTCTCGTTCTCGCAGTAATACACGTACGCGGCATCTTTACTGAAATCGTACTCTTCCCGCTTGGGTAACCTTGTCCAGCCGGTGAATTTTGTGTTCGCGGCGATTCGGGGTGTCGCAAAGCCTGGGCAGTTGGGAAAGGGGGGAAGGACAAGTCGTTGGGCTTCAGCATATGCCTTGGAAGACCAGGAGCCAGTCAAGACGTAGTCGATGGTGGGAGGTTTGAATTCTTCGGCAGGGACGGGGTGGGCAAGACGGTGGGCGgagaggaggttgaggaggacGGCGGAGAACTGGCCTGTTCCGCCGCcttgggagaagaggatagTATAGTTGTCGGGGATAGCAAGAAGTTTTCGAAGGTTGGCTATGGGTTTGTTAAATGAATTTCTTTTAATAAAAAAGAGTGATACGGGACTTACTCTCGGCGCCCTCAATGACTGCCTTGAACTCT
Coding sequences:
- a CDS encoding phosphoserine transaminase, which gives rise to MPDRKDVHNFAAGPSPLPSTVLEDAAEGLLNYADTGMGICELSHRGKEFKAVIEGAETNLRKLLAIPDNYTILFSQGGGTGQFSAVLLNLLSAHRLAHPVPAEEFKPPTIDYVLTGSWSSKAYAEAQRLVLPPFPNCPGFATPRIAANTKFTGWTRLPKREEYDFSKDAAYVYYCENETINGIEFPPASAQDSAYAFPFDLVPNGVNIVADYSSSFISRPIPNIEKHAIIYAGAQKNLGPSGVTVLIVRNDLLVDTTAAAKLGCVPATPITLEYKILAENASLYNTPPTFAIYVSALVLQHLIDAKGGLTGLEATNREKANLLYATLDAAEAKGKLKTVVREKDARSWMNVTFEIVQKGKERAFLEGAEKRGFKQLKGHRSVGGIRASIYNAVTLDSVKALCQYINEFCEQQ